A section of the Bacillus sp. HSf4 genome encodes:
- a CDS encoding glycoside hydrolase family 43 protein, which translates to MIGLITAFSTPQAASAAFWDTKGDNFIHDPSIIKEGNTWYTFGTGLGSGLRVIKSADGITWSAAPSIFPTPLSWWKMYVPNHEAHQWAPDISYYNGRYWLYYSVSSFGSNTSAIGLASTDRIASGQWRDDGLVIRSTSANNYNAIDGDLVVDKDGNPWLSFGSFWSGIKLTKLDKNTMKPTGELYSIASRPNNGGAVEAPNITYKDGYYYLFVSFDRCCQGIDSTYKIAYGRSKNITGPYYDKSGRNMLNGGGTILDAGNERWKGPGHQDVLNNSIIVRHGYDALDNGVSKLLINDLYWDSQGWPRY; encoded by the coding sequence ATGATTGGTTTGATCACGGCTTTTTCAACGCCTCAAGCAGCTTCGGCTGCATTTTGGGATACGAAAGGAGACAACTTTATTCATGACCCTTCCATCATTAAAGAAGGGAATACATGGTACACCTTTGGAACCGGTCTTGGCAGCGGACTGCGCGTCATCAAATCAGCTGACGGAATCACATGGAGCGCAGCGCCGAGCATCTTTCCAACTCCATTGTCATGGTGGAAGATGTACGTACCAAATCACGAAGCGCATCAATGGGCGCCTGATATCAGTTACTATAACGGGCGGTATTGGCTTTACTATTCCGTTTCTTCATTCGGCTCAAACACTTCTGCGATCGGGCTGGCTTCAACAGACCGGATCGCTTCCGGCCAGTGGCGCGATGACGGGCTTGTCATCAGGTCGACTTCTGCAAACAATTATAATGCGATAGATGGAGACTTGGTGGTTGATAAAGACGGGAATCCATGGCTTTCCTTCGGTTCGTTTTGGAGCGGCATCAAGTTGACAAAGCTTGATAAAAATACGATGAAGCCAACGGGGGAGCTGTATTCGATCGCTTCAAGGCCGAATAATGGCGGAGCTGTTGAAGCTCCGAACATTACGTACAAAGACGGCTACTATTATTTATTCGTTTCATTTGACCGTTGCTGCCAGGGGATCGACAGCACGTATAAAATTGCCTACGGCCGTTCGAAAAATATTACGGGGCCTTATTATGACAAGAGCGGCCGAAACATGCTGAACGGCGGGGGGACGATATTGGACGCCGGAAACGAACGCTGGAAAGGACCTGGACATCAGGATGTGCTGAACAACTCCATTATTGTCAGACACGGCTATGACGCTCTTGACAATGGGGTTTCCAAATTGCTGATCAACGATTTGTACTGGGATTCCCAAGGGTGGCCGAGGTATTAA
- the araB gene encoding ribulokinase, protein MSYTIGVDFGTLSGRAVLVDVRTGEEVATAVKEYTHGVIDHELPGTKRKLPRDWALQHPADYIEVLEETIPSLLAQSKTAPEDIIGIGIDFTACTILPVDEAGTPLCMRAEYAAEPHSYVKLWKHHAAQEHANRLNQIAEERNEDFLKRYGGKISSEWLVPKVMQIAEEAPDIYDAAAEMMEAADWIVFTLCGNRKRNNCTAGYKAIWNNKTGYPSGDFFAALHPKLETIVQEKLAEDIYSVGEKAGGLTAEMAAKTGLLPGTAVAVANVDAHVSVPAVGITEPGKMLMIMGTSTCHVLLGEDIRMVPGMCGVVENGILPGYVGYEAGQSCVGDHFHWMIEHFVPESYMKEAEAKGITIFELLSEKADKLRIGESGLLALDWWNGNRSTLVDADLTGMMLGMTLATKPEDIYRALVEATAYGTRIIIETFRQSGVPIEELYAAGGIAEKNPFIMQIYADVTNMEIKISGSPQAPALGSAIFGALAAGSENGGYDHIEDAVRHMGKIKEHTYKPIPENVALYDQLYEEYKALYTYFGKQNDVMKRLKKLKNIQSVSPAVR, encoded by the coding sequence ATGTCATACACAATCGGGGTTGACTTTGGAACGTTATCGGGGAGAGCTGTCTTGGTCGATGTCAGGACCGGTGAGGAGGTTGCGACTGCTGTAAAAGAGTACACGCACGGCGTGATTGACCATGAACTGCCCGGAACAAAACGGAAGCTTCCGAGGGACTGGGCGCTTCAGCACCCGGCGGACTATATTGAAGTGCTGGAAGAAACGATTCCAAGCCTTTTGGCGCAATCGAAAACGGCTCCGGAAGACATCATCGGCATCGGCATCGATTTTACCGCATGCACGATTCTGCCGGTTGATGAAGCCGGGACACCGCTATGCATGAGGGCTGAATACGCCGCAGAACCTCACAGCTATGTGAAGCTTTGGAAGCACCATGCTGCACAGGAGCACGCAAACCGGCTCAATCAAATCGCAGAGGAGAGAAATGAAGATTTTCTGAAAAGATACGGCGGGAAAATTTCTTCTGAATGGCTTGTGCCAAAAGTGATGCAAATCGCAGAAGAAGCGCCTGACATTTATGACGCGGCGGCCGAAATGATGGAAGCGGCCGACTGGATCGTCTTCACCCTTTGCGGAAACAGAAAACGAAACAACTGTACAGCCGGTTATAAAGCGATCTGGAACAATAAGACCGGCTATCCATCCGGCGACTTTTTCGCGGCTTTGCATCCGAAGCTGGAAACAATCGTTCAGGAAAAATTAGCGGAAGACATTTATTCGGTTGGAGAAAAAGCTGGCGGATTGACTGCGGAAATGGCGGCCAAAACAGGTCTTTTACCGGGAACGGCGGTTGCCGTCGCAAATGTCGACGCCCACGTTTCAGTGCCGGCCGTCGGAATCACGGAACCGGGAAAAATGCTGATGATCATGGGGACATCCACTTGCCATGTGCTGCTCGGCGAGGATATCCGGATGGTGCCGGGCATGTGCGGTGTCGTTGAAAACGGCATTCTCCCGGGATATGTCGGCTATGAAGCGGGTCAGTCCTGTGTCGGCGATCATTTTCACTGGATGATTGAGCACTTTGTACCGGAATCCTATATGAAAGAAGCGGAAGCAAAAGGGATCACGATTTTTGAGCTGTTGAGCGAAAAAGCCGACAAGCTGCGCATCGGCGAAAGCGGGCTGCTTGCATTGGACTGGTGGAACGGCAACCGTTCGACACTGGTCGATGCGGACTTGACGGGAATGATGCTGGGGATGACGCTCGCCACAAAGCCGGAAGACATATACCGGGCATTGGTGGAAGCGACCGCCTACGGCACGAGAATTATCATTGAAACGTTCAGACAAAGCGGCGTACCGATCGAAGAGCTGTATGCCGCGGGCGGAATTGCCGAAAAAAATCCGTTCATCATGCAGATCTACGCTGATGTGACAAACATGGAAATCAAAATTTCCGGCTCTCCGCAGGCTCCCGCTTTAGGATCTGCGATATTCGGAGCCCTTGCTGCCGGAAGCGAAAACGGCGGGTATGATCATATCGAAGATGCTGTCAGACATATGGGCAAAATCAAAGAGCATACGTACAAACCGATACCGGAAAACGTCGCATTGTATGATCAGCTATATGAGGAATACAAGGCGCTGTATACGTATTTCGGAAAACAAAACGATGTCATGAAGCGTCTCAAAAAATTAAAAAACATCCAGTCCGTCAGCCCGGCCGTCCGCTAA
- a CDS encoding M42 family metallopeptidase: MAKLDETLAMLKELTDAKGIPANEKEPRKVMRSYIEPFADEVTTDRLGSLIAKKTGQADGPKIMIAGHLDEVGFMVTRIDDRGYLRFQTVGGWWSQVMLAQRVTIVTKKGDITGVIGSKPPHVLSPDARKKPVDIKDMFIDIGASSREEAMEWGVLPGDQIVPYFEFTVMNNEKMLLAKAWDNRIGCAIAIDVLKNLKGADHPNVVYGVGTVQEEVGLRGAKTAAHTIKPDIAFGVDVGIAGDTPGITEKESTSKMGEGPQIILYDASMVSHKGLRDFVTKVADEAGIPYQFDALSGGGTDSGSIHLTANGVPALSITIATRYIHTHAAMLHRDDYENAVKLITEVVKRLDKETVQHITFD, encoded by the coding sequence ATGGCAAAACTCGATGAAACACTGGCCATGCTAAAGGAATTAACAGATGCAAAAGGAATACCGGCAAATGAAAAAGAACCGAGAAAAGTGATGAGGTCATACATAGAGCCGTTTGCAGACGAGGTAACGACAGACAGACTGGGAAGCCTGATTGCGAAAAAAACCGGACAAGCTGACGGGCCGAAAATCATGATCGCCGGTCATCTTGATGAAGTCGGTTTTATGGTGACACGCATAGATGACAGAGGCTATCTCCGGTTTCAAACGGTAGGTGGCTGGTGGTCCCAGGTCATGCTGGCACAGCGCGTAACGATCGTAACAAAAAAAGGGGACATCACCGGTGTGATCGGTTCAAAACCGCCGCATGTCCTGTCGCCTGACGCGCGCAAAAAACCGGTCGACATCAAAGACATGTTCATCGATATCGGCGCTTCAAGCCGTGAGGAAGCGATGGAATGGGGCGTTCTTCCGGGAGACCAAATTGTGCCTTACTTCGAATTTACGGTCATGAACAATGAGAAAATGCTGCTTGCCAAAGCATGGGACAACCGCATCGGCTGTGCGATTGCCATCGACGTCTTGAAAAATTTGAAAGGAGCCGATCACCCGAATGTGGTCTATGGTGTCGGCACCGTTCAGGAAGAAGTCGGACTGCGCGGCGCAAAAACGGCCGCACACACAATCAAGCCTGATATCGCCTTTGGTGTTGACGTCGGAATCGCCGGGGACACACCGGGAATTACAGAAAAAGAGTCGACTAGTAAAATGGGCGAAGGACCGCAGATCATTTTGTACGATGCCTCAATGGTATCGCATAAAGGGCTTCGCGATTTTGTCACAAAAGTAGCGGACGAAGCCGGGATTCCATATCAATTTGACGCTCTTTCAGGCGGAGGAACCGATTCGGGTTCAATCCACCTGACAGCAAACGGAGTGCCCGCTCTGTCGATTACGATTGCGACCCGCTATATCCACACACATGCGGCTATGCTCCATCGCGATGATTATGAAAATGCGGTGAAATTAATTACCGAAGTCGTCAAAAGGTTAGACAAAGAAACAGTTCAACATATTACATTTGATTGA
- the araA gene encoding L-arabinose isomerase, whose product MIQSKTHEFWFVTGSQHLYGEEAVREVEDHSNIICKGLNDGQLKFNIKYKAVATSLDGIRKLFEEANRDETCAGVITWMHTFSPAKMWIPCLSELNKPLLHFHTQFNRDIPWDQIDMDFMNINQSAHGDREYGFIGTRLGIPRKVIAGYWEDEDVKRSIDRWMSAAVAYIESRHIKVARFGDNMRNVAVTEGDKIEAQIQFGWTVDGYGIGDLVREIDAVSEQSLSELLAEYEELYDWPKRDGVRESVKEQARIELGLKRFLEGGGYTAFTTTFEDLYGMKQLPGLAVQRLMAEGYGFGGEGDWKTAALVRMMKVMADGKETSFMEDYTYHFEPGNEMILGSHMLEVCPSIADSKPRIEVHPLSMGGKDDPARLVFDGIAGSAVNASLVDLGGRFRLVINEVEAQKVEHDMPNLPVARVLWKPEPSLRTSAEAWILAGGAHHTCLSYQLTAEQLLDWAEMSGIEAVLINRGTTIPNLRNELKWSEAAHRLRMF is encoded by the coding sequence TTGATTCAGTCAAAAACGCATGAATTTTGGTTTGTGACGGGCAGTCAGCATTTATATGGAGAAGAGGCCGTAAGGGAAGTTGAAGATCATTCAAACATCATCTGCAAAGGATTAAATGACGGCCAATTGAAGTTCAACATCAAGTACAAGGCGGTTGCGACCTCGCTTGATGGCATCAGAAAGCTCTTTGAAGAGGCTAACAGGGATGAGACATGCGCCGGCGTCATCACATGGATGCACACATTTTCACCGGCAAAAATGTGGATTCCGTGCCTTTCTGAGCTGAATAAACCGCTCCTTCATTTTCATACACAGTTCAACAGGGACATTCCATGGGACCAAATCGATATGGACTTCATGAATATCAATCAATCTGCCCACGGCGACCGCGAATATGGCTTTATCGGAACAAGACTGGGCATTCCGCGTAAGGTCATTGCCGGCTACTGGGAAGACGAGGATGTGAAACGGTCGATCGATCGCTGGATGAGCGCTGCGGTGGCTTACATTGAAAGCCGTCATATCAAAGTGGCCCGTTTCGGCGACAACATGCGCAATGTTGCTGTGACGGAAGGGGATAAAATCGAAGCACAAATTCAGTTCGGCTGGACTGTTGACGGCTATGGAATCGGCGATCTCGTCCGGGAGATCGACGCGGTATCAGAACAAAGCTTAAGCGAGCTGCTGGCCGAATATGAGGAGCTCTACGACTGGCCGAAAAGAGATGGCGTCCGTGAATCCGTGAAAGAGCAGGCCCGGATTGAGCTTGGATTAAAGCGCTTTCTCGAAGGCGGCGGCTACACCGCCTTTACGACGACCTTTGAAGATCTGTACGGCATGAAGCAACTGCCGGGTTTGGCTGTCCAAAGGCTCATGGCTGAGGGCTACGGCTTCGGAGGAGAAGGAGATTGGAAAACGGCGGCTCTCGTCCGCATGATGAAAGTGATGGCAGACGGAAAAGAGACATCATTCATGGAAGATTACACTTATCACTTTGAACCGGGCAATGAAATGATTCTTGGCTCGCACATGCTTGAGGTATGTCCTTCAATTGCCGACAGCAAGCCGAGAATTGAAGTCCATCCTCTGTCAATGGGTGGCAAAGATGATCCGGCCCGGCTCGTGTTTGACGGAATCGCGGGTTCCGCTGTTAATGCCTCTCTCGTCGACTTGGGCGGGCGCTTCCGGCTCGTGATTAATGAAGTGGAAGCTCAAAAAGTGGAGCATGATATGCCGAATCTTCCGGTGGCCCGCGTCCTTTGGAAGCCGGAGCCGTCTCTCAGAACGTCTGCGGAGGCCTGGATTTTGGCAGGTGGAGCGCATCATACATGCCTTTCTTATCAGCTGACCGCTGAACAATTGCTCGACTGGGCTGAAATGTCAGGTATTGAAGCAGTTTTGATCAATCGCGGCACAACGATTCCAAACCTGCGGAACGAACTCAAATGGAGTGAAGCTGCACATCGGCTTCGCATGTTTTAA